A single region of the Gephyromycinifex aptenodytis genome encodes:
- a CDS encoding DUF6394 family protein, whose amino-acid sequence MNLEKVVFGFFVLLAATLNFGFFLGDINNPSVHNILELYAAVVVNIIATVLKFGDRTQVGAVHLATSLVADIQLIAAAGVWIWANQVVGGTIPGHTMASIVSLSGGALLANLVSVVLLVVETVSFRRR is encoded by the coding sequence GTGAATCTCGAAAAGGTCGTCTTCGGGTTCTTCGTCTTGCTGGCGGCGACGTTGAACTTCGGATTTTTCCTCGGCGACATCAACAACCCCAGCGTGCACAACATCCTCGAGTTGTACGCGGCGGTCGTCGTCAACATCATCGCCACCGTGCTCAAGTTCGGCGACCGTACCCAGGTCGGGGCTGTTCACTTGGCGACAAGCCTGGTAGCCGACATCCAGCTCATCGCTGCGGCGGGAGTGTGGATCTGGGCCAATCAGGTTGTCGGTGGCACGATCCCCGGGCACACGATGGCCTCCATTGTCAGCCTTTCCGGCGGCGCGCTCTTGGCCAACCTCGTCTCGGTCGTGCTCCTCGTCGTCGAGACCGTCTCCTTCCGGCGCCGCTGA
- a CDS encoding dimethyl sulfoxide reductase anchor subunit family protein, which translates to MLHELPLVIFTVMAQMCVGAFVTLGAIHVLGARVDAKTMDRVSDPALYALGPLLVLGLAASTLHLGSPLRAVNALRHVGTSWLSNEIITGMLFLGAGAAFAGAQFFKIGSARMRQALAMLASLIGLFLVYCISRVYSLRTVPAWDTPFTALRFYVTALLLGGLAVGAALVLAAGWRRRRGLGDEAGDLLVLRSIRGIAISSGVLLGAKFVGVPLYLAYLGTHADNAAHESLRVLGDTHVGWSFAAYTLTFLGIAALGYLLVRLSKGPVGQRLVLNVAVCAFVFVFAGEFIGRMLFYASMVRTGL; encoded by the coding sequence ATGTTGCACGAGCTGCCGCTGGTCATCTTCACCGTGATGGCCCAGATGTGCGTCGGTGCGTTCGTCACCCTGGGTGCGATCCACGTGCTGGGTGCGCGTGTGGACGCCAAGACGATGGATCGGGTCAGCGATCCGGCGCTGTACGCACTGGGCCCGCTGCTCGTCCTCGGGCTCGCGGCCTCAACGCTGCACCTGGGTTCCCCGCTGCGCGCCGTGAACGCGCTGCGCCACGTGGGCACGAGCTGGCTGAGCAACGAGATCATCACCGGGATGCTCTTCCTCGGCGCAGGCGCGGCCTTCGCAGGCGCCCAGTTCTTCAAAATCGGCTCGGCACGGATGCGTCAGGCGCTGGCGATGCTCGCCTCGCTGATCGGCTTGTTCCTCGTGTACTGCATCAGCCGCGTGTACTCGCTGCGGACCGTACCCGCCTGGGACACCCCCTTCACCGCGCTGCGCTTCTACGTCACCGCCCTGCTCCTGGGCGGTCTGGCCGTCGGCGCGGCCCTGGTTCTGGCCGCCGGGTGGCGTCGGCGGCGCGGCCTGGGTGACGAAGCGGGCGACCTGCTCGTGCTGCGCAGCATCCGCGGCATCGCCATCTCCTCGGGCGTGCTGCTCGGCGCCAAGTTCGTCGGGGTACCGCTCTACCTGGCCTACCTGGGCACCCACGCCGACAACGCCGCCCACGAAAGCCTGCGTGTCCTCGGCGACACCCACGTGGGCTGGTCCTTCGCCGCGTACACGTTGACCTTCCTCGGCATCGCGGCTTTGGGGTACCTGCTCGTTCGGCTGTCCAAGGGACCGGTGGGCCAGCGTCTCGTGCTCAACGTGGCAGTGTGCGCGTTCGTCTTCGTGTTCGCCGGCGAGTTCATCGGCCGGATGCTCTTCTACGCCTCCATGGTTCGTACCGGACTGTGA
- a CDS encoding DMSO/selenate family reductase complex B subunit produces the protein MAKTFKQIAFYVDQEKCTGCKACQIACKDKHDLPTGVSWRRVPEFSGGSWKVDQTTNTFTSNQFTYYTSLSCNHCDNPICVEVCPSTAMHKGENGIVAVDPDVCIGCRYCEMACPYGAPQFNADKGIMTKCDFCRDRLANDQDPACVAACPSRVLDYGEAAELRKRHGATADIAPLPDPSITSPNIVISPHREARPHGDTSGELARPQEA, from the coding sequence ATGGCGAAAACGTTCAAACAAATCGCTTTCTACGTCGACCAGGAGAAGTGCACCGGCTGTAAGGCCTGCCAGATCGCCTGCAAGGACAAACACGATCTGCCCACCGGGGTCAGTTGGCGCCGGGTGCCCGAATTTTCGGGCGGTTCTTGGAAGGTCGACCAGACCACCAACACCTTCACGAGCAACCAGTTCACCTACTACACCTCGCTGTCGTGCAACCACTGCGACAACCCGATCTGTGTAGAGGTCTGCCCTTCGACCGCGATGCACAAGGGCGAGAACGGCATCGTGGCCGTGGACCCCGATGTGTGCATCGGCTGCCGCTACTGCGAGATGGCCTGCCCCTACGGCGCGCCGCAGTTCAACGCGGACAAGGGGATCATGACCAAATGCGACTTCTGCCGGGACCGGCTGGCCAACGACCAGGACCCGGCCTGCGTCGCGGCCTGCCCCTCACGAGTGCTCGACTACGGCGAAGCCGCTGAGCTGCGTAAGCGTCACGGGGCCACGGCCGACATCGCGCCACTGCCGGATCCCTCGATCACCAGCCCGAATATCGTCATCTCCCCGCACCGCGAGGCACGCCCGCACGGCGACACCTCCGGTGAGCTCGCCCGCCCGCAGGAGGCTTGA
- a CDS encoding ATP-binding protein, whose product MDLDTRQACSYLQAHASDWRVLLIGQDSAAGPGEAVLREHGVHLIIDAQEWTDSAQEGAAACLELAMNCAELLVEPGLSGADLACELATPLAAVTITRWHHVSGEQAEAEPQADSAGGSDSAQSPPSPLKRPWRKHPPRPQTVRLNAIPVQRRALMGLPMAESPATPTEPGARLAAAVLAALDGGSVPEEFSALPAGAARLSTRGCCGDGLCVRSCPHEALALEQSGEPETDLDLRRGVHLGGAARAPRPFSLRLRLDLCTDCGACLQVCPSNALSRLGEATWAQVLQTPQVKIGGGVSLACRRCGAPHSGSSGLCTVCEQRSANPYAVHWPPGR is encoded by the coding sequence ATGGACCTCGACACCCGCCAGGCCTGCAGTTACCTGCAGGCACACGCGAGCGACTGGCGGGTCCTGCTGATCGGGCAGGACAGCGCGGCCGGTCCGGGCGAGGCCGTCCTGCGGGAGCACGGCGTGCACTTGATCATCGACGCCCAAGAGTGGACCGACAGCGCTCAGGAGGGCGCCGCCGCCTGCCTGGAACTTGCCATGAATTGCGCAGAGCTGCTGGTCGAACCCGGCCTGAGCGGGGCTGACCTGGCCTGTGAGCTGGCCACTCCGCTGGCCGCTGTCACCATCACCCGCTGGCACCACGTCTCAGGCGAGCAGGCCGAAGCCGAACCGCAGGCAGATTCCGCGGGCGGGTCCGACTCCGCGCAATCGCCCCCCTCACCGCTGAAGCGCCCGTGGCGTAAGCACCCGCCGCGCCCGCAAACGGTGCGACTGAATGCGATCCCGGTGCAGCGGCGGGCGCTGATGGGGCTGCCCATGGCCGAATCCCCAGCAACACCTACCGAGCCCGGAGCTCGCCTGGCGGCGGCTGTTCTGGCGGCTCTGGACGGCGGCAGCGTGCCTGAGGAGTTCAGCGCACTGCCTGCCGGGGCGGCCCGACTGAGCACGCGGGGCTGCTGCGGCGACGGGCTCTGCGTGCGTTCCTGCCCGCATGAGGCTCTCGCGTTGGAGCAATCCGGTGAACCCGAGACCGATCTGGATCTGCGCCGCGGCGTGCACCTCGGCGGCGCCGCCCGCGCGCCGCGCCCGTTCTCGCTGCGACTGCGGCTGGACCTGTGCACCGACTGCGGCGCCTGCTTGCAGGTCTGCCCCAGCAACGCGCTGTCCCGGCTGGGCGAGGCGACCTGGGCCCAGGTCCTGCAGACCCCGCAGGTCAAAATCGGCGGCGGGGTCAGCCTGGCCTGCCGGCGATGCGGCGCCCCCCACAGCGGCAGCAGCGGGCTGTGCACCGTGTGCGAGCAGCGCAGCGCCAATCCCTACGCAGTGCACTGGCCACCGGGCCGGTGA
- a CDS encoding transcriptional regulator, with translation MHRRKTPPTPCFDEIIHAPHRLRLCVLLSPVESAAFATLRDELDLADSVLSKHLKVLSEAGYVTLDRPVGQGGRPRTWVRITDAGRAALAGHLAALHELSEAAALSQPPGSRA, from the coding sequence ATGCATCGCAGGAAGACCCCCCCTACGCCCTGTTTCGACGAGATCATTCACGCTCCCCATCGCCTGCGGCTGTGCGTGCTGCTCTCCCCTGTGGAGTCGGCCGCGTTCGCCACCCTGCGCGATGAACTCGACCTCGCCGACTCGGTGCTGTCCAAACACCTCAAGGTGCTCTCCGAGGCCGGCTACGTCACCTTGGACCGTCCCGTCGGCCAGGGCGGACGACCCCGCACCTGGGTGCGAATCACCGATGCGGGCCGTGCGGCGCTGGCCGGGCACCTGGCGGCCTTGCACGAACTGTCCGAGGCGGCGGCGCTATCGCAACCACCCGGCTCACGCGCTTAA
- a CDS encoding DMSO/selenate family reductase complex A subunit, which translates to MAPLTSPLPSVSRRRFLQWSAIAGGAAGVAGATSCGLQPKTADAGKAAAQERHVWSACTVNCGSRCPLRLVVKDDTIIRVDPDNTGDNTVGNQSVRACVRGRSIRQRIYSPDRLKKPLKRVGKRGEGKWEEISWDQAYTEIADNLKRLIQEHGNESIYLQYGTGVIGATVARSWPPAGTPVARLMNCIGGFLDQYNDYSAGNIETALDFHYGSYQASNSNDDTANSRLVLMFGNNPHETRMSGGGEVFVTQQVKAKSGHKVIVFDPRCTDTAMNLADEWVPMRPGTDAALIAGFAHVMITEKLHDKAFLDRYCSGFDEAHLPAGAPAGSSYESYILGKGPDKTAKTPEWAARITGVPAPTIQRLAREIATTKPCAITQGWGPQRHSNGENQSRAPMLLAALIGQIGISGGGTGSREGYATLPMASFPTLENPVRPVLPFYRWTEAILTGKGMSYKDGIRDSADVNGNKNVKHDVTLGSNIKFIWLYGSNALVNQHGDINRTLEILSDDSQCEMIVTIDNQMTVSARYSDIVLPDVTTAEQMDLAAQGSAGNMGYTIFTDKAIEPLYECRPVYDMMTGIADKLGVKEKFTEGRTQEEWVRWLVDESRKNIPGLPSFEQLRKDGIYREKLDPVIALKDFRDDPQANPLPTPSGKIELWSSNLHAMSLDWPMEEGNRITALPEYVQTREMPGDRLQTRYPLQCIGHHYKQRTHSSYGNSPWLKEAHPQQVWINTIDAEQRGLATGDEVEVYNDRGTLRIPVFVTARIAPGVISVPQGAWYDPEKPGGRDLGGSTNVLTSHHPTAYAKANGQHSNLVEVRKA; encoded by the coding sequence CGCGACGGCGGTTCCTTCAGTGGTCGGCGATTGCCGGTGGCGCCGCAGGCGTCGCGGGAGCTACGAGCTGCGGGCTGCAACCCAAGACTGCTGATGCGGGTAAAGCTGCCGCGCAAGAGCGGCACGTGTGGAGCGCCTGCACCGTCAACTGCGGCAGCCGGTGCCCGCTGCGGCTCGTGGTCAAGGACGACACGATCATCCGCGTCGACCCCGACAACACCGGGGACAACACCGTGGGCAACCAGAGCGTGCGTGCTTGTGTGCGTGGCCGCTCCATCCGCCAGCGCATCTACAGCCCCGACCGGCTGAAGAAACCCCTGAAGCGGGTCGGCAAGCGCGGCGAAGGCAAGTGGGAGGAGATCTCCTGGGACCAGGCCTACACCGAGATCGCCGACAACCTCAAACGCCTCATCCAAGAACACGGCAACGAGTCGATCTACCTGCAGTACGGCACCGGAGTCATCGGCGCGACCGTCGCCCGCAGCTGGCCGCCGGCCGGCACCCCCGTCGCGCGCCTGATGAACTGCATCGGCGGCTTCCTGGACCAGTACAACGACTACTCCGCCGGCAACATCGAGACCGCCCTGGACTTCCACTACGGCAGCTATCAGGCCTCCAACAGCAACGACGACACCGCCAACAGCCGCCTCGTGCTCATGTTCGGCAACAACCCGCACGAGACCCGGATGAGCGGTGGCGGCGAAGTCTTCGTCACCCAGCAGGTCAAGGCCAAGTCGGGCCACAAGGTCATCGTCTTCGACCCTCGCTGCACCGACACCGCGATGAACCTCGCCGACGAATGGGTGCCGATGCGCCCAGGCACCGACGCGGCGCTCATTGCCGGGTTCGCGCACGTGATGATCACCGAGAAGCTGCACGACAAGGCGTTCTTGGACCGCTACTGCAGCGGCTTCGACGAGGCACACCTGCCCGCCGGCGCCCCGGCAGGATCCTCTTACGAGAGCTACATCCTGGGTAAGGGACCCGACAAGACGGCCAAGACCCCTGAGTGGGCCGCCCGCATCACCGGTGTGCCCGCCCCGACGATCCAGCGCCTAGCCAGGGAGATCGCCACCACCAAACCGTGCGCGATCACCCAGGGTTGGGGCCCGCAACGGCACTCCAACGGCGAGAACCAGTCGCGGGCACCGATGTTGCTGGCGGCCCTCATCGGGCAGATCGGCATCTCCGGCGGCGGCACCGGCTCCCGCGAGGGGTACGCGACCCTGCCGATGGCTTCCTTCCCCACCCTGGAGAACCCGGTGCGTCCGGTGCTGCCGTTCTACCGGTGGACCGAGGCAATCCTGACCGGTAAGGGAATGAGCTACAAGGACGGCATCCGCGACAGCGCCGATGTCAACGGCAACAAGAACGTCAAGCACGACGTCACGCTGGGCAGCAACATCAAGTTCATCTGGCTGTACGGCTCCAACGCCCTGGTCAATCAGCACGGCGACATCAACCGCACCTTGGAGATCCTCTCCGACGATTCCCAGTGCGAGATGATCGTGACGATCGACAACCAGATGACCGTCTCGGCCCGCTATTCCGACATCGTGCTTCCTGATGTCACCACTGCTGAGCAGATGGACCTGGCGGCTCAGGGCAGCGCCGGCAACATGGGCTACACGATCTTCACCGACAAGGCCATCGAGCCGCTGTACGAATGCCGACCGGTCTACGACATGATGACCGGAATCGCCGACAAGCTCGGGGTGAAGGAGAAGTTCACCGAAGGCCGCACTCAGGAAGAATGGGTGCGCTGGCTGGTGGACGAGTCCCGCAAGAACATCCCCGGCCTGCCCTCCTTCGAGCAGCTTCGCAAGGACGGCATCTACCGCGAGAAGCTCGACCCGGTCATCGCGCTGAAGGACTTCCGCGACGACCCGCAGGCCAACCCGCTGCCGACGCCTTCGGGCAAGATCGAGCTGTGGTCCAGCAACCTGCACGCCATGTCACTGGACTGGCCGATGGAGGAAGGCAACCGGATCACCGCGCTGCCGGAATACGTGCAGACCCGCGAGATGCCCGGCGATCGACTGCAGACGCGCTACCCGCTGCAATGCATCGGGCACCACTACAAGCAACGCACCCACTCCTCCTACGGCAACAGCCCGTGGCTGAAGGAGGCCCACCCGCAGCAGGTCTGGATCAACACCATCGACGCTGAGCAGCGCGGGCTGGCCACCGGCGACGAGGTCGAGGTCTACAACGACCGCGGGACACTTCGCATCCCGGTCTTCGTCACGGCGCGGATCGCCCCCGGGGTCATCTCGGTGCCGCAAGGCGCCTGGTACGACCCGGAGAAACCGGGCGGGCGCGACCTGGGCGGCTCCACCAACGTTTTGACCAGCCACCACCCGACGGCGTACGCGAAGGCCAACGGCCAGCACTCCAACCTCGTCGAAGTTCGGAAGGCATGA
- a CDS encoding HAD family hydrolase — protein MVAPRLIATDLDGTLLDPSGQLTPRARRAIMRLAQLQIETVFVTARPPRRLDDLDDVVGGHGLAICANGAFLYDVGRREVVRSHCFQPDQLAELAADLRRALPGIGFAGELATGMHLERSYPEVHPRWRPQQASYGSIEDAPSGVGKLLARIPEVAPDPRRGEGSSLPGGADTHRFLDLVARVIGERAHVSYSGAVGLAEIVPAGVSKASALAAWCTERGIEASQVWAFGDMPNDVPMLSWAGRSFAVAGGHELAHAAATDVCPGNDVDGVAQILETIGSDAAPDGGWVR, from the coding sequence ATGGTGGCTCCACGGCTCATCGCGACAGACCTCGACGGCACGCTGCTCGACCCTTCCGGGCAGCTCACGCCGCGGGCTCGCCGGGCCATCATGCGGCTGGCGCAGTTGCAGATCGAAACGGTCTTCGTCACGGCCCGCCCGCCACGCAGGCTCGATGACCTCGACGATGTCGTCGGCGGGCACGGCCTGGCGATCTGCGCGAACGGGGCCTTCCTGTATGACGTCGGCCGCCGCGAAGTCGTGCGATCACACTGCTTCCAGCCGGACCAGCTTGCTGAGCTGGCCGCTGATCTGCGCCGGGCGCTGCCCGGTATCGGATTCGCCGGGGAGCTCGCGACCGGGATGCATCTGGAACGCTCCTACCCCGAGGTGCACCCCCGCTGGCGCCCGCAGCAGGCGAGCTACGGTTCGATCGAGGACGCGCCCAGCGGAGTGGGCAAGCTGCTGGCCCGCATCCCCGAAGTCGCCCCCGATCCGCGCCGGGGCGAAGGCTCCTCACTACCTGGGGGAGCCGATACGCACCGCTTCCTCGATCTCGTCGCCCGGGTGATCGGCGAACGCGCGCATGTGTCGTACTCCGGAGCAGTGGGATTGGCGGAGATCGTCCCGGCCGGGGTGAGCAAGGCCAGCGCCCTAGCCGCGTGGTGCACCGAGCGCGGGATCGAGGCGAGTCAAGTCTGGGCGTTCGGCGACATGCCGAATGACGTGCCGATGCTCTCCTGGGCAGGGCGTTCGTTCGCGGTGGCCGGAGGCCACGAACTGGCCCACGCGGCCGCCACCGATGTCTGTCCCGGTAACGACGTCGACGGCGTCGCGCAGATCTTGGAGACCATCGGCAGCGACGCGGCGCCTGATGGAGGTTGGGTGCGTTAA
- a CDS encoding TorD/DmsD family molecular chaperone, with protein sequence MPSARPAMHAEKPGAEVLDAFCAASTMLASVLLEPPSAEQVDRLSDLDLLTEWPQPAAARPAGQSGLEEITTSLRTDPLAELIADYRHLFDAPDHSRANPYESVRRSEEHLMLGAHTLAVRAWYEHRGLVAPARTKVPDDHLGLELAFVSTLLLDALSATEADDEPGRDGALEALRRFLGEHPLAFGSAVAQDMKAHAHTGYFRGWGRVLEATLDDLGARFA encoded by the coding sequence ATGCCATCGGCCAGACCGGCGATGCACGCGGAAAAGCCGGGGGCAGAGGTGCTGGACGCGTTCTGCGCGGCCAGCACGATGCTGGCCTCCGTGCTGTTGGAGCCGCCGAGCGCCGAACAGGTGGACAGGTTGAGCGACCTGGACCTGCTCACCGAATGGCCGCAGCCCGCTGCGGCCCGGCCCGCCGGGCAAAGCGGCCTCGAAGAGATCACCACCTCCCTGCGCACCGACCCATTGGCGGAGTTGATCGCCGATTACCGCCACCTGTTCGACGCCCCCGACCACTCCCGCGCCAACCCCTACGAGTCGGTGCGTCGCAGTGAGGAACACCTCATGCTCGGGGCGCACACGCTGGCGGTGCGAGCCTGGTACGAGCATCGAGGGCTGGTCGCACCGGCCCGTACCAAGGTGCCGGACGACCATCTGGGGCTCGAACTGGCTTTCGTCTCCACGCTGCTGCTGGACGCGCTGTCGGCCACCGAGGCCGATGACGAGCCGGGACGCGACGGCGCTCTGGAGGCGCTGCGGCGCTTCTTGGGGGAGCACCCGCTGGCGTTCGGCAGCGCCGTCGCCCAGGACATGAAGGCGCATGCCCACACCGGTTACTTCCGCGGTTGGGGCCGGGTGCTGGAAGCGACCCTTGACGATCTGGGCGCCCGGTTCGCCTGA
- a CDS encoding potassium channel family protein — MANPLLVLTTRPWGRQSRRSPLRRATVPVPTRAAATDAVFLVLRRMRTPLIALIVVFAVAVFGLTLIPGQNEQGQPYQMTAFDAFYFMSYTATTIGFGEVPYTFTVPQRLWVVGSIFASVTCWAYSIGAVFSLMQDQAFQEAFATQRFGRKVRGLREEFFIVAGYGQAGRLVAAGLDARGRRLVVIDDDSARIDQLAIDSLTNDVPGLTGDVRDPALLGLAGMGSHLCEGVLALTDDDDANLAIAMSAHLLRPDLPVFCRAEERSGAKAMEDFEPTSIVNPYDHYGAFLVLALKHPFVYRLVTWLMSTPGTELPPLREGLTDGEWVVSADDSFGREVAADLESVGLKVRLVEPGGTQPDVTQAVGLVAGTVNDGANLSLAAHARLTHPDIFIALRQQSDLNAALLGAFEPDSVFVPTELVAREALARITVPMSWSFLEHIIHQDEEWARQMTDLFVQRSGTRSPSSHLVELTDRSAPAVVRWLRHDSLTLGDLIRDPEDRSTPISATPIVLVRDNEITFLPSAETELKAEDKLVLAGRTAGFHVLYETLYSDSMLEYVATGREVPTTWVFRMLMPKSRRPAGS; from the coding sequence GTGGCCAACCCGCTGCTCGTCTTGACGACGCGGCCCTGGGGCCGTCAGTCCCGCAGGTCGCCGCTGCGCCGTGCCACCGTGCCGGTGCCGACCCGGGCCGCCGCCACCGATGCCGTCTTTCTCGTGTTGCGGCGGATGCGGACCCCGCTGATCGCCCTCATCGTGGTGTTCGCGGTGGCGGTGTTCGGGCTCACGCTCATCCCCGGGCAGAACGAGCAGGGCCAGCCGTACCAGATGACGGCGTTCGACGCCTTCTACTTCATGAGCTATACGGCAACCACGATCGGCTTCGGTGAGGTGCCGTACACGTTCACCGTGCCGCAGCGGTTGTGGGTGGTGGGCTCGATCTTCGCTTCGGTCACCTGCTGGGCGTATTCGATCGGCGCCGTCTTCTCCCTCATGCAGGATCAGGCCTTCCAGGAGGCCTTTGCCACCCAGCGATTCGGGCGCAAGGTTCGCGGGCTGCGGGAAGAGTTCTTCATCGTGGCCGGCTACGGGCAGGCCGGTCGCCTGGTGGCGGCAGGTTTGGACGCGCGCGGGCGCCGACTCGTGGTCATTGATGACGACTCCGCGCGCATCGATCAGCTTGCTATCGACAGCCTGACCAACGACGTCCCGGGGTTGACCGGTGACGTTCGTGACCCTGCGTTGCTGGGGCTGGCCGGGATGGGCAGCCACTTGTGCGAGGGGGTGTTGGCGCTGACCGACGACGACGACGCCAACTTGGCCATCGCGATGTCGGCGCATCTGCTGCGTCCCGATCTGCCGGTGTTCTGCCGTGCTGAGGAACGCTCAGGGGCCAAAGCGATGGAGGACTTCGAGCCGACTTCCATCGTCAATCCGTACGACCATTACGGCGCCTTCCTCGTCTTGGCGCTCAAGCACCCGTTCGTCTACCGGCTTGTCACCTGGCTGATGTCCACGCCAGGCACAGAACTTCCGCCGTTGCGGGAGGGGCTGACCGACGGGGAGTGGGTGGTCTCGGCCGATGACTCCTTCGGACGCGAAGTGGCTGCCGACCTGGAGTCGGTCGGCCTCAAAGTTCGACTTGTCGAGCCGGGCGGGACGCAACCCGATGTCACCCAGGCGGTGGGGCTGGTGGCCGGGACGGTGAATGACGGGGCCAACCTGTCGCTGGCAGCGCACGCCCGTTTGACGCATCCCGACATCTTCATCGCCTTGCGCCAGCAGAGTGACCTCAACGCGGCCTTGCTCGGCGCGTTCGAACCGGATTCGGTATTCGTCCCCACCGAACTCGTCGCTCGAGAGGCGCTGGCCCGCATCACGGTTCCCATGTCGTGGAGCTTCCTGGAGCACATCATCCACCAGGACGAGGAGTGGGCCCGGCAGATGACGGACCTGTTCGTACAGCGCAGCGGGACCCGCTCGCCGTCCAGTCATCTGGTTGAGTTGACAGATCGTTCCGCGCCCGCGGTGGTCCGCTGGCTGCGTCACGACTCGCTCACCCTGGGCGATCTCATCCGGGACCCCGAGGACCGTTCCACCCCGATCTCGGCCACCCCCATCGTGCTGGTCCGCGACAACGAGATCACGTTCCTGCCGAGCGCCGAGACCGAACTCAAGGCCGAGGACAAGCTGGTCCTGGCCGGGCGCACCGCAGGCTTCCACGTGCTGTACGAGACGTTGTACTCGGATTCGATGCTGGAGTACGTCGCCACCGGTCGCGAGGTCCCCACGACCTGGGTCTTCCGGATGTTGATGCCCAAGAGCCGCAGACCCGCCGGGTCGTGA
- a CDS encoding dicarboxylate/amino acid:cation symporter, translating into MPTASTPKSPRRLRLPSFSVQILLALVLGLGLGWAALAIGPNGDGSENWLTTLLSTIGATFVTLLKALVPPLIVTAIIASIANLRGVAGAARLAGKTLLWFAITALASVLIGIALGVLIQPGRHASVDHTAAQAPSATGGWLDFIDQLVPANMFGLSVSAHPVLEGGALTGVDTSVSFKALQLVVIALVVGIAAVRVGDPAEPFLRFNASLLAIVQKVLWWVILLAPVGTIGLIGRAVATYGWSSLTQLGAFALAIYAGLLIVLLVLYPAILLAHRLSPRSYFRGAWPAIQLAFVSRSSLGTLPLTQKVTESLGVPRAYAAFASPLAATTKMDGCASIYPAIAAIFVAQFFGMHLGALDYLLIVVVSVIGSAATAGLTGALVMLTLTLSTLGLPLAGVGLLLAIDPILDMGRTAVNVAGQVLVQVVVAHREGILDKDAYDSASPISITAAQEPDSAPLTSTDAALHTA; encoded by the coding sequence ATGCCCACCGCCTCTACGCCTAAATCACCTCGGCGCCTCCGCCTGCCCTCTTTCAGCGTCCAGATCCTTCTCGCTCTTGTCCTTGGACTCGGCTTGGGGTGGGCCGCTCTTGCCATCGGCCCGAATGGCGACGGCAGCGAAAACTGGCTGACCACCCTGCTCAGCACCATCGGGGCTACCTTCGTCACCCTGCTCAAGGCGCTCGTTCCGCCGCTGATCGTCACCGCGATCATCGCCTCGATCGCCAACCTGCGCGGCGTTGCCGGCGCCGCCCGCCTCGCCGGCAAGACGCTGCTGTGGTTCGCCATCACCGCGCTTGCCTCGGTACTCATCGGCATCGCCCTGGGGGTACTCATCCAGCCCGGCCGCCACGCTTCGGTGGACCACACAGCGGCGCAGGCTCCCAGCGCCACCGGCGGCTGGCTCGACTTCATCGACCAGCTCGTCCCGGCCAACATGTTCGGGCTGTCCGTCTCTGCGCATCCGGTGCTGGAGGGTGGCGCACTCACCGGCGTCGACACCAGCGTCAGCTTCAAGGCGCTGCAACTGGTCGTCATCGCCCTGGTGGTCGGGATCGCCGCGGTCCGAGTCGGAGACCCGGCGGAGCCGTTCCTGCGCTTCAACGCCTCCTTGTTGGCCATCGTGCAGAAGGTGCTGTGGTGGGTGATCCTGCTCGCGCCCGTGGGCACGATCGGGCTCATCGGTCGGGCCGTGGCGACCTACGGCTGGTCCTCACTCACCCAGCTCGGCGCGTTCGCTCTTGCCATCTACGCCGGGCTGCTCATCGTGCTGCTCGTGCTGTACCCCGCGATCCTGCTCGCCCACCGGCTCAGCCCGCGCAGCTACTTCCGGGGGGCCTGGCCGGCCATCCAGCTGGCCTTCGTCTCTCGCTCCAGTCTCGGCACCCTGCCACTGACGCAGAAGGTCACCGAATCGCTGGGGGTACCGCGGGCCTACGCCGCCTTCGCCAGTCCACTGGCGGCGACGACGAAAATGGACGGCTGCGCCTCGATCTATCCCGCGATTGCAGCGATCTTCGTCGCCCAGTTCTTCGGCATGCACCTGGGGGCGCTGGACTACCTGCTCATCGTCGTGGTCTCGGTGATCGGCTCGGCCGCAACCGCCGGGCTTACCGGGGCTCTGGTGATGCTCACCCTGACCCTGTCCACGCTCGGCCTGCCGCTGGCGGGCGTGGGATTGCTGCTGGCGATCGACCCGATCCTGGACATGGGGCGCACCGCCGTCAACGTGGCCGGGCAGGTACTCGTGCAGGTCGTCGTGGCTCACCGCGAAGGGATTCTGGACAAGGACGCCTACGACTCGGCGTCCCCGATCTCGATCACCGCCGCGCAGGAACCCGACAGCGCACCCCTCACCTCGACGGACGCGGCCCTGCACACTGCCTGA